One window from the genome of Deinococcus sp. NW-56 encodes:
- the otsB gene encoding trehalose-phosphatase translates to MNVPPDLLTLGERPLLVLADYDGTLAPIVPRPEEAWPEPGAREALERLLAGGRHRAAVVTGRLAEQVHAFLTLPDLPVVGLHGMEWPGEEIDPADAGAMRHLAAHLPAVPGLRAEDKGWTLAVHYREVAGDRQPDVEVALAAIPLPPGWEAIAGKKVREFRPGGFGKGRAAGRLAQMHPEHLPVFLGDDVTDEEGFVRLRALGGVTVKVGGGDTAAEYRVDSPADVVALLRAWVGA, encoded by the coding sequence ATGAACGTGCCCCCCGATCTGCTGACCCTGGGCGAGCGTCCCCTCCTCGTCCTGGCCGACTACGACGGCACCCTCGCCCCGATCGTCCCCCGCCCGGAGGAGGCGTGGCCGGAGCCGGGAGCGCGGGAGGCGCTGGAACGCCTGCTCGCGGGGGGACGGCACCGCGCCGCCGTCGTGACCGGGCGCCTGGCCGAACAGGTCCACGCGTTCCTGACCCTCCCCGACCTCCCCGTCGTCGGCCTGCACGGGATGGAGTGGCCCGGCGAGGAGATCGACCCCGCCGACGCCGGGGCCATGCGGCACCTCGCCGCGCACCTGCCCGCCGTGCCCGGCCTGCGGGCCGAGGACAAGGGCTGGACCCTGGCCGTTCACTACCGCGAGGTAGCGGGAGATCGGCAGCCCGACGTGGAGGTCGCCCTCGCCGCGATCCCCCTCCCCCCCGGCTGGGAGGCCATCGCTGGGAAGAAGGTCCGCGAGTTCCGCCCCGGCGGCTTCGGCAAGGGCCGCGCGGCGGGGCGGCTGGCGCAGATGCACCCGGAGCACCTTCCCGTCTTCCTGGGCGACGACGTGACCGACGAGGAAGGCTTCGTGCGCCTGCGGGCGCTGGGCGGCGTGACGGTCAAGGTGGGAGGGGGCGACACCGCCGCCGAGTACCGGGTGGACAGCCCCGCCGACGTGGTGGCGCTGCTGCGGGCCTGGGTGGGCGCCTAG
- a CDS encoding SMP-30/gluconolactonase/LRE family protein: MRDLHPARPEFLDLFPAEARVTRLAGGFTWAEGPTYVPSRRAVIFSDVRQNRTWRWTDAGRLEAELHPSDHQNGHCLDAAGRLVACSHGQRALLRQEPGGEWTVLADRFEGRKLNSPNDVALHPDGSLWFTDPTYGIDKPEEGYGGEREQSGNFVYRLAPDGTLTAPIRDRKMPNGLAFPSPDLLLLADTGKDDGHIHAYRVTPDGEATHDRIWATVRPGKTDGLRVDEAGRVWSSAGDGVHVLSPQGEELGRIAVPETVANLCFGGPEGTNLYMTASTGLYHIPTRVRGLG, encoded by the coding sequence ATGAGAGACCTGCACCCCGCCCGCCCGGAGTTCCTCGACCTGTTTCCGGCCGAGGCCCGCGTGACCCGCCTCGCCGGGGGCTTCACCTGGGCGGAGGGGCCGACCTATGTGCCTTCGCGCCGCGCCGTCATCTTCAGCGACGTGCGCCAGAACCGCACCTGGCGCTGGACGGACGCGGGCAGGCTAGAGGCGGAATTGCACCCCAGCGACCACCAGAACGGGCACTGCCTAGACGCGGCGGGGCGACTCGTCGCCTGCTCGCATGGCCAGCGGGCACTGCTGCGGCAGGAGCCCGGCGGGGAGTGGACCGTGCTGGCCGACCGCTTCGAGGGCCGCAAGCTGAACAGTCCTAACGACGTGGCCCTGCATCCGGACGGCAGCCTGTGGTTCACCGACCCCACCTACGGCATCGACAAGCCCGAGGAGGGCTACGGCGGCGAACGCGAGCAGTCCGGCAATTTCGTCTACCGCCTCGCGCCGGACGGCACCCTGACCGCACCCATCCGCGACCGGAAGATGCCCAACGGCCTCGCCTTCCCGTCGCCCGACCTCCTGCTGCTGGCCGACACGGGCAAGGACGACGGCCATATCCACGCCTACCGCGTGACCCCGGACGGCGAGGCCACCCACGACCGCATCTGGGCCACCGTCCGCCCCGGCAAGACCGACGGCCTGCGGGTCGACGAGGCCGGGCGCGTCTGGAGCAGCGCGGGGGACGGGGTGCATGTGCTGTCGCCCCAGGGGGAGGAACTCGGCCGCATCGCTGTGCCCGAGACCGTCGCCAACCTGTGCTTCGGGGGACCAGAAGGAACAAACCTCTACATGACGGCGAGCACCGGGCTGTACCACATCCCCACGCGGGTGCGCGGCCTGGGTTGA
- a CDS encoding SDR family NAD(P)-dependent oxidoreductase codes for MGMLDGKVAFITGAASGIGAGTARRFAQEGARVILADVQDKEGQQVLDEITGAGGQALYVHCDVSDADSVREAVEAGVQAFGRLDIVFANAGINGVWAPIDELQPEEWEKTIAINLRGTYLTVHFTVPHLKRAGGGSIIVTSSVNGNRTFSSPGASAYSTSKAGQVAFTKMIALELGRENIRCNAVCPGLIHTNIEQRTEHRDTEKLGIEVELPEGSPALNEGEGEPVDVADTCLFLASDLSRHVSGVEIYVDGGASLLR; via the coding sequence ATGGGCATGTTGGACGGCAAGGTGGCCTTTATCACGGGCGCGGCGAGCGGCATCGGAGCAGGCACGGCGCGGCGGTTCGCGCAGGAGGGCGCCCGCGTGATCCTCGCGGACGTGCAGGACAAAGAGGGGCAGCAGGTGCTGGATGAGATCACCGGGGCGGGGGGACAGGCCCTCTACGTCCACTGCGACGTGTCGGACGCCGACTCGGTGCGGGAGGCGGTGGAGGCGGGGGTGCAGGCCTTCGGGCGGCTCGACATCGTGTTCGCCAACGCCGGGATCAATGGGGTGTGGGCGCCCATCGACGAGCTTCAGCCCGAGGAGTGGGAGAAGACCATCGCCATCAATCTGCGGGGCACCTACCTCACGGTCCACTTCACGGTGCCGCACCTCAAGCGGGCGGGTGGCGGCAGCATCATCGTGACGAGCAGCGTGAACGGCAACCGCACCTTCTCCAGCCCCGGCGCGAGCGCCTACAGCACCTCCAAGGCGGGGCAGGTGGCCTTTACCAAGATGATCGCGCTGGAACTCGGCCGCGAGAACATCCGCTGCAACGCCGTCTGTCCGGGGCTGATCCACACCAACATCGAGCAGCGCACCGAGCACCGCGACACCGAGAAGCTCGGCATCGAGGTCGAGCTTCCCGAGGGCAGCCCCGCGCTCAACGAGGGCGAGGGCGAACCGGTGGACGTGGCGGACACCTGCCTCTTCCTCGCCTCGGACCTCAGCCGCCACGTCTCGGGCGTCGAGATCTACGTGGACGGCGGGGCGTCCTTGCTGCGCTGA
- the purS gene encoding phosphoribosylformylglycinamidine synthase subunit PurS encodes MPQYQAKVFVTLKPSILDPQGRTVERALSHLDHTNVSGVRVGKLIELTLTGERPEVEAQLAGITRDVLSNPIMEDARWELEEA; translated from the coding sequence ATGCCCCAGTACCAAGCCAAAGTCTTCGTCACCCTCAAGCCGTCCATCCTCGACCCGCAGGGCCGCACCGTCGAGCGGGCGCTGTCGCACCTCGACCACACCAACGTCTCCGGCGTGCGCGTGGGCAAGCTGATCGAACTGACCCTGACGGGCGAGCGCCCCGAGGTCGAAGCGCAGCTCGCGGGCATCACGCGGGACGTGCTGAGCAACCCCATCATGGAGGATGCCCGCTGGGAGCTGGAGGAGGCATGA
- the purL gene encoding phosphoribosylformylglycinamidine synthase subunit PurL, whose product MTQVNSLRSQAATFGLTEGEYDLLVSGIGREPNALEAAIVGAMWSEHCGYKNSRPLFSAFPTTGPQVLQGPGENAGVVDIGEGWGVAFKMESHNHPSAVEPVQGAATGVGGILRDIFAMGARPFAVLDSLRFGNPDSPRTRFLVNGVVEGISHYGNAIGVPTVGGEVTFHPSYQENPLVNVMALGLLRHEDLAKGTMGEVGNQIVYVGSKTGRDGLGGAVFSSADLSAASQADRPAVQVGDPFMEKLLLEATLEAIQAGLVAGVQDMGAAGLVSSTCEMAYRAGLGITMDLDLVPTREEGMVPMELCLSESQERMILVPVPGREQELLDLLAKWELDVVTIGEVEAHDRYRLTWRGEVVCDLPVALLNEAPKYTRKGVESPDIRAKRERDLSGVPVPGDLGAVLVDLLSHPTIASKRPIFERYDHQVMTNTVVVPGAADAAVLRVKGSGMGVAATSDCNPRFVYLDPYAGAAAAVAEAARNLACVGATPLAITDNLNFGNPHEPGVYYQLQQAVQGIADACRALNTPVTGGNVSLYNQYAEGDHKVAIHPTPTIGMVGVLPDVTVRATLDLKPGPHVLYLLGEHATTLGASQYLETVHGLEAGRVPDLDLGLEAKVIAGTLALIRAGLTTTAHDASEGGLAVALAEMAIAGGQGLKVTLAAPEGVRPDALLFGEAHSRVIVAVPVGHEQEAQDVLEGLGVPFTALGESLPGSDRVTIAVSGANVQLSVNLETLRTAHETPLREILG is encoded by the coding sequence GTGACGCAGGTGAACTCTCTCCGCTCCCAGGCCGCCACCTTCGGCCTGACCGAGGGCGAATACGACCTCCTCGTGTCGGGCATCGGGCGCGAGCCGAACGCGCTGGAGGCCGCCATCGTGGGCGCGATGTGGTCCGAACACTGCGGGTACAAGAACTCGCGGCCCCTCTTTTCCGCCTTTCCCACGACCGGGCCGCAGGTGCTGCAAGGCCCCGGCGAGAACGCGGGCGTGGTGGACATCGGCGAAGGGTGGGGCGTGGCCTTCAAGATGGAAAGCCACAACCATCCCTCCGCCGTCGAACCCGTGCAGGGCGCGGCGACGGGCGTGGGCGGCATCCTGCGCGACATCTTCGCGATGGGGGCGCGGCCCTTCGCGGTGCTGGACTCCCTCCGGTTCGGCAACCCCGACTCCCCCCGCACCCGCTTTCTGGTGAACGGCGTGGTGGAGGGCATCTCCCACTACGGCAACGCGATCGGGGTGCCCACCGTGGGCGGCGAGGTGACCTTTCACCCGTCGTACCAGGAGAACCCGCTCGTCAACGTGATGGCCCTGGGCCTGCTGCGCCACGAGGACCTCGCGAAAGGGACGATGGGCGAGGTCGGCAACCAGATCGTGTACGTCGGCTCCAAGACCGGGCGCGACGGGCTGGGCGGCGCGGTGTTTTCGTCGGCGGACCTCAGCGCGGCGAGTCAGGCGGACCGCCCCGCCGTGCAGGTGGGCGACCCATTCATGGAAAAACTGCTGCTGGAGGCCACCCTGGAGGCGATTCAGGCCGGGCTGGTGGCGGGCGTGCAGGACATGGGGGCGGCGGGGCTGGTGTCCAGCACCTGCGAGATGGCCTACCGTGCGGGCCTCGGCATCACGATGGACCTCGACCTCGTGCCCACCCGCGAAGAGGGCATGGTGCCGATGGAGCTGTGCCTCTCGGAGTCGCAGGAGCGCATGATCCTGGTCCCCGTGCCGGGCCGGGAACAGGAACTGCTCGACCTGCTCGCCAAGTGGGAACTCGATGTGGTGACTATCGGGGAGGTAGAGGCCCACGACCGCTACCGCCTGACCTGGCGCGGCGAGGTGGTGTGCGACCTGCCCGTCGCCCTGCTCAACGAGGCGCCCAAGTACACCCGCAAGGGCGTGGAGTCCCCGGACATCCGGGCCAAGCGCGAGCGCGACCTGAGTGGCGTGCCCGTGCCCGGCGACCTCGGCGCGGTGTTGGTGGACCTGCTCTCGCACCCCACGATTGCCTCCAAGCGGCCCATCTTCGAGCGCTACGACCATCAGGTCATGACGAACACGGTGGTCGTGCCCGGCGCGGCCGACGCCGCCGTGCTGCGGGTCAAGGGGAGCGGCATGGGCGTGGCCGCGACCTCGGACTGCAATCCGCGCTTCGTGTATCTGGACCCGTATGCGGGGGCCGCCGCCGCCGTCGCGGAGGCCGCCCGCAACCTCGCCTGCGTGGGGGCGACGCCGCTGGCGATCACCGACAACCTCAACTTCGGCAACCCGCACGAGCCGGGCGTGTACTACCAGCTTCAGCAAGCGGTGCAGGGCATCGCGGACGCGTGCCGGGCGTTGAATACCCCGGTCACGGGCGGCAATGTCAGCCTCTACAACCAGTATGCAGAAGGCGATCACAAGGTCGCCATCCACCCCACGCCGACGATCGGCATGGTGGGCGTGCTCCCCGACGTGACCGTGCGGGCCACGCTGGACCTGAAGCCGGGGCCGCACGTCCTCTACCTACTGGGTGAGCACGCGACCACCCTCGGGGCCTCGCAGTACCTCGAAACCGTGCATGGGCTGGAGGCCGGGCGGGTGCCGGACCTCGACCTGGGGCTGGAGGCGAAGGTCATCGCGGGCACGCTGGCCCTGATTCGCGCGGGCCTGACCACGACCGCGCACGACGCCTCGGAGGGCGGACTGGCGGTGGCCCTGGCGGAGATGGCGATTGCGGGCGGGCAGGGCCTGAAGGTCACGCTGGCCGCGCCCGAAGGGGTGCGCCCCGACGCCCTGCTGTTCGGGGAGGCCCACAGCCGGGTGATCGTGGCAGTCCCAGTGGGCCACGAGCAGGAGGCCCAGGACGTGCTGGAGGGCCTCGGCGTGCCCTTCACGGCGCTGGGCGAGAGCCTGCCGGGGAGTGACCGGGTGACCATTGCGGTGAGTGGGGCGAACGTACAGTTGAGCGTGAACCTTGAGACGCTGCGCACCGCCCATGAAACCCCCCTGCGGGAGATTCTGGGATGA
- a CDS encoding trehalose-6-phosphate synthase encodes MPERTDMGLIVVSNREPYAPKKGEGGQLTWVPSIGGLTAALDPVLRRVGGTWIAWGEGQPEVEEVALPQGGPRYRLKRVPLSEAEVRDYYHGFSNRALWPMSHYFIERTKYLSAQWGAYVEVNRRFAGAVLEGGEPGDPVWVHDYQLALVPRLIRDSRPEARIGFFWHIPWPSSEVFRTLPWDRELLEGLLGADLIGMHTPDYVRHFLSACRRVLGAETQGDTVHWQGRAVRVVDRPIGIEVDEYGALASSPEVEEAADRIRRTLQTQLLLGVDRLDYTKGIPERLEAFGDFLDRHPEARGRVTLLQIAVPSREQVESYRQLRSRVEGLVGRINGKHTQGGWAPIQYVYRGVGREELVAHYRAADVMLVTPLRDGLNLVAKEFLACSRDGVLVLSRFAGAADELPEAVQVNPYNPTGLAEALNQALGMSLEEKKARLTRLQERLRGSDLRAWADGFVAELTGA; translated from the coding sequence TTGCCTGAAAGGACCGACATGGGCCTGATCGTCGTTTCCAACCGTGAACCCTACGCGCCGAAGAAGGGCGAAGGCGGGCAGCTCACCTGGGTGCCCTCCATCGGGGGTCTGACCGCTGCGCTCGACCCGGTGCTGCGGCGCGTGGGCGGCACCTGGATCGCCTGGGGGGAAGGGCAGCCGGAGGTGGAGGAGGTGGCGCTGCCCCAAGGCGGCCCCCGCTACCGCCTGAAGCGCGTCCCGCTCTCCGAGGCCGAGGTCCGCGACTACTACCACGGCTTTTCCAACCGGGCGCTGTGGCCGATGAGCCACTACTTCATCGAGCGGACAAAGTACCTCTCGGCCCAGTGGGGGGCGTATGTGGAGGTCAACCGCCGCTTCGCGGGGGCGGTGCTGGAGGGCGGGGAGCCGGGCGACCCGGTCTGGGTCCACGACTACCAGCTCGCGCTGGTGCCCCGGCTGATCCGGGACTCGCGGCCCGAGGCCCGCATCGGCTTTTTCTGGCATATCCCCTGGCCGTCCTCCGAGGTCTTCCGCACCCTGCCCTGGGACCGCGAACTGCTGGAAGGCCTGCTGGGGGCCGACCTGATCGGGATGCACACGCCCGACTACGTGCGCCACTTCCTCTCGGCCTGCCGCCGGGTGCTGGGGGCGGAGACCCAGGGCGACACGGTGCACTGGCAGGGCCGCGCCGTGCGGGTGGTGGACCGCCCCATCGGGATCGAGGTGGACGAGTACGGGGCGCTGGCCTCCAGCCCGGAGGTCGAGGAGGCCGCCGACCGCATCCGCCGCACCCTGCAAACCCAGTTGCTGCTGGGGGTGGACCGTCTGGACTACACCAAGGGGATTCCCGAGCGGCTGGAAGCCTTTGGCGATTTCCTCGACCGCCACCCCGAGGCGCGGGGCCGGGTGACCCTCCTCCAGATCGCGGTGCCCAGCCGCGAGCAGGTCGAGTCCTACCGCCAACTGCGCTCGCGGGTGGAGGGGCTGGTGGGGCGTATCAACGGCAAGCACACGCAGGGGGGCTGGGCGCCCATCCAGTATGTCTACCGGGGCGTGGGGCGCGAAGAACTCGTCGCCCACTACCGCGCCGCCGACGTGATGCTGGTCACGCCCCTGCGCGACGGCCTGAACCTCGTCGCCAAGGAGTTCCTGGCCTGCTCGCGCGACGGGGTGCTGGTGCTCTCGCGCTTCGCCGGGGCCGCCGACGAACTCCCCGAAGCCGTGCAGGTCAACCCCTACAACCCCACCGGGCTGGCCGAGGCGCTCAATCAGGCCCTCGGCATGTCGCTGGAGGAGAAAAAGGCCCGCCTGACCCGCTTGCAGGAGCGGCTGCGCGGCAGCGACCTGCGGGCCTGGGCGGACGGCTTCGTGGCGGAGTTGACCGGCGCATGA
- the purC gene encoding phosphoribosylaminoimidazolesuccinocarboxamide synthase has protein sequence MKLEQRYEGKAKRVYATANPHEYVVEYKDDATAFNGVKRAQIGGKGEINNAITAHLYPLLEGAGIPTHFLEKLSDREQRVRAVEIIPVEVIVRNVAAGSFCKRLGLEEGTQLSRPVVEYCYKSDALGDPLINTDTAVALGWATEEELRRLRELSLKVRDFLVPYFAARGIRLIDFKLEFGRTHDGQVVLADEISPDTCRFWDAATGEKLDKDRFRRDLGGVEDAYAEMLRRVTAPA, from the coding sequence ATGAAACTTGAGCAGCGCTACGAGGGCAAGGCCAAACGGGTCTACGCGACCGCGAACCCGCATGAGTACGTCGTGGAGTACAAGGACGACGCGACCGCCTTCAACGGTGTCAAACGCGCCCAGATCGGGGGCAAGGGCGAGATCAACAACGCGATCACGGCGCACCTCTACCCCCTGCTGGAGGGGGCCGGGATTCCGACGCACTTTCTGGAGAAGTTGAGCGACCGGGAACAGCGGGTGCGGGCGGTCGAGATCATCCCCGTTGAGGTGATCGTGCGGAACGTGGCCGCCGGGAGCTTCTGCAAGCGGCTAGGGCTGGAGGAAGGCACGCAGCTCTCGCGCCCGGTTGTCGAATACTGCTACAAGTCCGACGCGCTGGGCGATCCCCTGATCAACACCGACACGGCGGTGGCGCTGGGCTGGGCGACCGAGGAGGAACTGCGGCGCCTGCGCGAGCTGAGCCTGAAGGTCCGTGACTTTCTGGTGCCCTATTTCGCCGCGCGGGGCATCCGCTTGATCGACTTCAAGTTGGAATTCGGCCGCACCCACGACGGTCAGGTCGTGCTGGCCGACGAGATCAGCCCCGACACCTGCCGCTTCTGGGACGCGGCGACCGGAGAAAAGCTCGACAAGGACCGCTTCCGCCGCGATCTGGGCGGCGTCGAGGATGCCTACGCCGAGATGCTGCGCCGCGTGACGGCCCCCGCCTGA
- the purQ gene encoding phosphoribosylformylglycinamidine synthase subunit PurQ — protein sequence MRTAVIQFPGSNCDADALHAARLTLDSDAQFVWHTEAGLPEGTELVFLPGGFSYGDHLRSGAIAARSPIMAAVKAHAERGGFVLGVCNGFQVLTEAGLLPGALSRNRDLHFHCAPVHLRVENAHTAFTGAYEANQIIEIPIAHGEGNYYADPETVARLEAEGRVVFRYVDNPNGSLNDIAGIVNEGGNVLGMMPHPERAVEALLGSEDGLGIFESLKGALVK from the coding sequence ATGAGGACTGCCGTTATTCAATTCCCCGGCTCCAACTGCGACGCCGACGCCCTGCACGCCGCCCGCCTGACCCTGGACTCCGACGCGCAGTTCGTATGGCACACCGAAGCGGGGCTGCCGGAGGGCACCGAGCTGGTGTTCCTGCCGGGTGGCTTTTCCTACGGCGACCACCTCCGCTCGGGCGCCATCGCCGCCCGCAGCCCGATCATGGCGGCGGTCAAGGCCCACGCCGAGCGCGGCGGCTTCGTGCTGGGGGTGTGCAACGGCTTTCAGGTGCTGACCGAAGCGGGGCTGCTCCCCGGAGCGCTGTCGCGCAACCGCGACCTACACTTCCACTGCGCCCCGGTGCACCTGCGGGTGGAGAACGCGCACACGGCCTTCACGGGCGCCTATGAGGCAAATCAGATTATCGAGATTCCCATCGCGCACGGCGAGGGCAACTACTACGCCGACCCGGAGACGGTCGCCCGGCTGGAGGCCGAGGGCCGCGTCGTGTTCCGCTACGTGGACAACCCCAACGGCTCGCTGAACGACATCGCCGGAATCGTGAACGAGGGCGGCAACGTGCTGGGCATGATGCCCCACCCCGAGCGGGCGGTGGAGGCGCTGCTGGGGAGCGAGGACGGTCTGGGGATTTTCGAGAGCCTGAAAGGGGCGCTGGTTAAGTGA
- a CDS encoding cupin domain-containing protein: MTTPQPVNLEQKFGLFAEAWSPKLVGELNGQQVKLAKFRDEFIWHAHEHEDELFLVVRGTLRMGFRDREVRVREGEFLIVPRGVEHQPVAETEEVWVMLFEPASTVNTGTAGGERTVTELERL; this comes from the coding sequence ATGACCACCCCCCAGCCCGTCAATCTGGAGCAGAAGTTCGGCCTCTTCGCCGAGGCGTGGAGTCCCAAGCTCGTGGGAGAGCTGAACGGCCAGCAGGTCAAGCTCGCCAAGTTCCGGGACGAGTTCATCTGGCACGCCCACGAGCATGAGGACGAACTGTTCCTCGTTGTGCGGGGAACGCTGCGAATGGGCTTTCGCGACCGCGAGGTGCGGGTGCGTGAGGGGGAATTCCTGATCGTGCCGCGCGGCGTGGAACATCAGCCGGTCGCGGAGACGGAAGAAGTCTGGGTCATGCTATTCGAACCCGCCTCGACCGTGAACACCGGCACAGCGGGCGGCGAACGCACCGTAACCGAGCTGGAGCGCCTATGA
- a CDS encoding YwbE family protein — translation MPPSRSQIRPGLTVDIVQKQDQPTGKLTRGVVAALLTKSPTHPHGMKVRLTSGQVGRVQAVVGAQG, via the coding sequence ATGCCCCCGTCCCGTTCCCAGATTCGCCCCGGCCTCACCGTGGACATCGTGCAGAAGCAGGACCAGCCCACGGGCAAGCTCACGCGCGGGGTAGTCGCGGCGCTGCTCACCAAGTCGCCCACCCACCCGCACGGCATGAAGGTGCGGCTGACCTCCGGGCAGGTGGGTCGGGTGCAGGCGGTCGTCGGCGCCCAGGGCTAG
- the purF gene encoding amidophosphoribosyltransferase, with translation MIFDPATDKPQDECGVFGLYSPHPNDLAWLTYLGLFALQHRGQEAAGMCVSDGDRFHVDKDLGLVTQVFDERRLDGLRLPNARVSIGHVRYSTTGSNLRFNAQPLTTRTNKGILGLAHNGNFVNAREVRSGMLMEGALFQTTNDSEVMLNLIARESHMDLVEATASAMKELKGGYACVLMSRTQLLGFRDPHGVRPLVIGQRDDGAWVLASEPCALYAVGARLIRDVQPGELVWFDRDGLHSLMVEPKRPTPCSFEWIYFARSDGALDGVDIHESRIRMGAQLAREKPIEADIVVPVPDSGIGAAIGYARESGIPFDYGLYKNPYAGRTFIAPTQEARELKVKMKLSPTSAVRGRRVVLVDDSIVRGTTSRQIVNLLREAGATEVHFRVSSPPITHPCFYGIDTAARKELVASTHSVEEIRALIGADTLAFISERGLREAIGGSGLCGACFTGEYPAGTPLLNDVDKLALEV, from the coding sequence ATGATCTTCGACCCGGCGACCGACAAGCCGCAGGACGAGTGCGGTGTGTTCGGGCTGTACTCGCCCCACCCCAACGATCTCGCGTGGCTGACCTACCTGGGCCTCTTCGCCCTGCAACACCGGGGGCAGGAGGCGGCGGGCATGTGCGTCAGCGACGGCGACCGCTTTCATGTGGACAAGGACCTGGGGCTGGTCACCCAGGTCTTCGACGAGCGGCGGCTCGACGGCCTGCGCCTGCCCAACGCCCGCGTGAGCATCGGGCACGTGCGCTACTCGACCACTGGGTCGAACCTGCGCTTCAACGCGCAGCCGCTCACCACCCGCACCAACAAGGGCATCCTGGGCCTCGCCCACAACGGCAACTTCGTGAACGCCCGCGAGGTGCGCAGCGGGATGCTGATGGAAGGGGCGCTGTTCCAGACCACCAACGACAGTGAGGTCATGCTCAATCTGATCGCCCGCGAGTCGCACATGGACCTCGTGGAGGCGACGGCGAGTGCGATGAAGGAGCTCAAGGGCGGCTACGCCTGCGTGCTGATGAGCCGCACCCAGCTTCTCGGCTTCCGCGACCCGCACGGGGTCCGGCCGCTGGTGATCGGGCAGCGCGACGACGGCGCGTGGGTGCTGGCCTCCGAGCCGTGTGCCCTCTACGCCGTCGGTGCCCGCCTGATCCGCGACGTGCAGCCCGGCGAGCTGGTGTGGTTCGACCGCGACGGGCTGCACTCGCTGATGGTGGAACCCAAGCGGCCCACCCCCTGTTCCTTCGAGTGGATCTACTTCGCCCGCAGCGACGGCGCTCTGGACGGGGTGGACATTCACGAGAGCCGCATCCGAATGGGCGCCCAGCTTGCCCGCGAGAAGCCCATCGAGGCCGACATCGTGGTCCCCGTTCCCGACTCCGGCATCGGCGCGGCGATCGGGTACGCCCGCGAGAGCGGCATCCCCTTTGACTACGGCCTGTACAAGAACCCCTACGCGGGCCGCACCTTTATCGCCCCCACCCAGGAGGCGCGGGAGCTGAAGGTCAAGATGAAGCTCTCGCCCACCAGCGCGGTGCGGGGCCGCCGGGTCGTGCTGGTGGACGACTCCATCGTGCGCGGCACCACCAGCCGCCAGATCGTGAATCTGCTGCGTGAAGCGGGGGCCACCGAGGTCCACTTCCGGGTGTCCAGCCCACCCATCACGCACCCGTGCTTCTACGGCATCGACACCGCTGCCCGCAAGGAACTCGTCGCCAGCACCCACAGCGTCGAGGAAATCCGGGCGCTCATCGGCGCGGACACCCTCGCATTTATCAGCGAGCGCGGGCTGCGGGAGGCCATCGGCGGCTCCGGCCTGTGCGGGGCGTGCTTTACCGGGGAGTACCCGGCGGGGACACCGCTACTGAACGACGTGGACAAGCTGGCGCTGGAGGTTTGA
- a CDS encoding manganese catalase family protein, which yields MFLRIDKLQFDLPLPKEANPNGAAAVQELMGGRFGEMSTLMNYMTQSFNFRGKDTLRPYYELIANIAAEELGHIELVAATINSLLAGPDVKDQEAPVDPTTHPFSFAQDVRYAKHFIAAGPGAMIADSHGKAWSGDYVYSSGNLMLDLTHNFFLEGAARHNKLRVYEMVDDPTAKALVGYLLVRGGVHQIAYAKALESLTGVNMEKMLPMPNIPTALIPESKRIIDQGIHRKLYRFSDTDFTQLSTIWQGTHPEDGSEVFVDEYTSIEGGPNVDGGHDSGAFSPEWDMGEIMEIARKLHDKARLR from the coding sequence ATGTTCCTACGCATCGACAAGTTGCAGTTCGATCTCCCGCTTCCCAAGGAAGCCAACCCCAACGGCGCCGCCGCCGTGCAGGAGTTGATGGGCGGACGATTCGGCGAGATGTCCACCCTGATGAACTACATGACCCAGTCGTTCAATTTCCGGGGCAAGGACACGCTGCGGCCCTACTACGAGCTGATCGCCAACATCGCCGCCGAGGAACTGGGGCACATCGAACTGGTCGCCGCCACCATCAACAGCCTGCTCGCCGGGCCGGACGTGAAGGATCAGGAGGCCCCGGTGGACCCCACCACCCACCCCTTCTCTTTTGCCCAGGACGTGCGCTACGCCAAGCACTTCATCGCGGCGGGGCCGGGCGCGATGATCGCGGACTCGCACGGCAAGGCCTGGAGCGGCGACTACGTGTACTCCAGCGGCAACCTGATGCTGGACCTGACCCACAACTTCTTCCTGGAGGGCGCGGCGCGGCACAACAAGCTGCGCGTCTACGAGATGGTGGACGACCCCACTGCCAAGGCGCTGGTGGGTTACCTGCTGGTGCGCGGGGGCGTGCACCAGATCGCCTACGCCAAGGCGCTGGAGTCGCTGACGGGCGTGAACATGGAAAAGATGCTGCCCATGCCCAACATCCCCACGGCCCTGATTCCCGAGTCCAAGCGGATCATCGACCAGGGCATCCACCGCAAGCTCTACCGCTTCAGCGACACCGACTTCACCCAGCTCAGCACGATCTGGCAGGGCACCCACCCGGAAGACGGCTCGGAGGTTTTCGTGGACGAGTACACCTCCATCGAAGGCGGTCCCAACGTGGACGGCGGCCACGACTCGGGGGCCTTCTCTCCCGAGTGGGACATGGGCGAGATCATGGAAATCGCCAGGAAGCTGCACGACAAGGCCCGGTTGCGCTGA